The Xylocopa sonorina isolate GNS202 chromosome 11, iyXylSono1_principal, whole genome shotgun sequence genome includes the window ACGTCTTGATTATAACCTACCTTTAACTATAGTTTCTTATTAACTAACTTGTCTCAACAAAGGAGTTCATATACACGTACAGTCGGATGAATACTTCTCGATAAGTAATCATGAGAATTCTACACGATTTAGAAGACGTCTGTAACGTAACACGTATACACAGAACGCACACCGTATATTTACGTTCACGATGTTTACGGCACTGGTTTCATATCTTCTAGTGTGCTCACTCAGTACTCATCGATGATCCAACTATGCATATATTTTTCATCCTGCATAACTACTATTATAgctaaataataattttaattatgtGCTTCATTTGAAAGGTATCTGCTGCAATATTTTACAATATTTATGAAATAagtgtagcattatatttccttTAAGATTTCTACAAACGGATGATAAACGATGTAATAAAGGTTTCCCTATATAACTAGACTTCCCTAGATAATAATAAGAATTACGTGAAATACAGTTCAGTTTAATGAGAGTactttataattatatatgataAGAGAGTCGTAGTAATTTTCATTAAAATAATGTATGGAGCTCCACGGTATACTCGAATGTATACTACgattatttttcatataatacccATTATAAAGAAGTTAAATTACACAACTAGATATGTTACCAACTTATTTATTCGTGTAGGAATTTCTACAAGCATTGTTCAAAGAAATGCTGTTTTCTATGTGGTTTAATCATTGCTTATACATCTCAAATTTGAACTCATTTATAGATTTGATTATAATTAAAACATTGTATGATTATACAAATGATTATGACAAGAATTAGTTTAATATATTAAGCATGTACTTAACTATAATCACTTAATATAAATTAACTTAAATTATATTATGCTTAAAAGTATGATAAAACATGTTAGTCTTCAATTTTATTACATATTATTAAAGTATAATACACACATATTGTTTGTGTATAAAGTAGTAGGGACAGCACAAAAATTTCTTTTCTTGCTTTGTAAAAATTGGTAGAAGGAAATATTTTCTGAAACTTCAatacatttgtatgttttatgatatttaCAATACTTTCTGGAATGATATAATACCTTTTACATTTGACATGATCGAAGAGCTACAAAACAACGATATtgtaataatttataattaattatcgTTGGTTAATCTATTAATTCATAAAAATAGTAAAAACTTATCGAAATTGAACAGAACTTATTCTTAAACCAATACATTGCTTTCCTATCAACGCGACTTCGCAAATTTTACACACTGTATCTTTAAATTGCGGTAAATAACTTGCACCACATAATGGACACTTGACTTCTGGTTTTCCTCTATAAATTGGAACAAATGTACTTGCACATAGAGAAAATGGATTATGTTCGTCGTATGCTAGTTGATGTTCGTCTACTGGATTTTTATCGCATGCCTAAAACAGAAAGAGATGTAATAATATTGCTAAATATTTGAATTCTAGGTACGACAACGCACATACCTGCAGGATTTTCCTAACTTGCTGCGCTAATTCAGGTTTAGGACCCAATTCAAGTAATCTCCTCGCGAAGGAAGCAGCGGTTTTATAATTCTTCAACTTGAAGAACATATTTACTGCTATTCTTAAAGTAAGAATTTGATGAACAGGTTGCAAGCTGCAATGTGTAAAGTAGGCTGCCATTTCGCAAATCCGTTTTTGCTCAGCCAAAGTAGCTTTCGGTAAATTCTTCCTTTCAGTCTCCATTTTCAAGCCTAGGATATATTCTCTGCAAATCTGAATCAAGTGTTGCGCTTCTACAATGTCTTGTCTCGTATCAACAACTAACATTGGTACACTGAGTAAAATAGCTTGAAGTTTTTCAATCGCCTCTGGGAACTTTCCACCAGTCGTCAAATGATAGCATACTTGAAGCCGTTGTACTAGATCGGTAAGATGCAATCCAACTGCGGGAAGACCGCTTTTCGGATTCGTATCTTTCCAATTTCTTTGAGGATATCCGTACAACGACGGTATATTCGGCAATGAAGCGAACGCCGTTCTGGCGCGAGCAAAAGTGTTCATGAAAAGAGATTGATATGGTTCGAATTCAACCACCCCAACTTGGTCATTTAACAATCTAAATGCAGTTTCAAATGATCCGGCTAGTATATGATCTACAGTTAGTTGGGAATTGTTCACCCAATGTTGACTTGGTGATACTCCTTTCGTTGGCGGTGAATAGTAGCCATCTTCCACTGCAACCGCTGTGTTTTCGAGTTCTGGTGGTAAATCTACATCTTCAACGTCCCAACCAGCAGTTTCTTCACCTTCAGGAACATTCTCATTTTCCCCGCCTTCTTCATCATCTATTCCTAGTTCTTCGTCATTGCCCCATCCTTCGGCAGGTACAGTGTTATCGTCTTCCGGAGACAGAGCAGCAGCTACTTGACTCTTTCCACGTGACATCATCGCTCCTTCGAAGAAACCTTTTGATACTGTTAACAACGGCCAGTTGTTTTCAGCTTGTTGAATTGGTACCGGTGGACGGAGGTACTCTGCTCCTTTCTCGAGAGCAGAAAGTTCTTCGCTCATAGAACTATATTGGACATCATCTTCTGGAGATGATATACCGTGAATTTTCTCCGTTACGTAAGCTAAAGATGCTTGGCCAGAATTCTGTAATATCAAAGGGAAATggaaaggaaatttcgcaaAAATATTAAATGCCAACTAAGTTTCAGAAATACGTACCCGTAATATTTTCGCACGTTCGTAAATATCACCTAGTAGCAAACTACCTTGATACTGCCCAGAGACATCTTTTCTAATTTCtgcaatttttatcattttgcGTAACTTTTCCAAGTTACCAGTTATAAGATAAAGGAAAGCTAATTTCTCGAAATTTTTAGTTCTTTGATAGCACATTTCGACGACCTGATGATTGCCTTGCAACAAAGCTGCTTGAGCTAAGCTCTCCCAACAGGCTTTTTGATCAAGCGACCTCGCCGCTTCTAAAGCAACTTCAATGTTTCCACATTCAAGTGCAAGTCCGAATCTAGTCTTTTCATCTTTGACAAAATGTAAGGCAACTTCAGGATATCCCTTCTGTTGTAAATATGCAATTATAGACTGGCCAACAAGATTTGCATTGCGAACCATATGTAAAACTTCTTCATATTTCCTATTGATCAAAGCCAACTtaaatttatattcagttggatCTATCCGTAGAATTCTTGGTCTGCATTCTCTATCTAAACAGTAAACCTGATTGCCTTTGACTCTAGTCACATATATTGGCAGATCTAATGTACGGATGATACCGTGATCACCATTATTAATTGCGTATTTGATATGGTTACTAGTAGTGTAAATAAATACTCCAGAATCATCCCATGCTCCTGATTTCACTCTAGTGTTCTCATGAACGGAGCACAGAGATTCTAATCGTCGATTACAAATATTCACCGTGTGTTTCGCGAGTAAGGCAACGTGAGACATGTCACTAGACCAAACAACGTATCTACATTTTGATATCTTTACTTCTGCTAATGTTCTTTTCTGTTGTACATCAAAAAGCGTTACTTGATCGGCATCGCGTAAAAGGAGCATTCCTGTACCGGCGTAAAATATTTCATCGCAGTTTGGAATCTGTACTTTTTTGGTAACTTCATTCTTCAAATTTTTAATTACCAACTGCAATAAAAGAATTAAGAAATAACATGTGTTTAATTATGCAAGGATATAGTTGTATGCATTTTTAAATACATACCGAATATGCCCTATCTAACACAGCAAAACGATTCCTGGCAACCCAAATGGCAGTAACACCCGAAGCTCGTTTTGTATCGGCATCAGTGCTTGAATCACCTTCGCGCGGAATCATGTACAGATCGTAAGTACTGTTTTCGATATTATTGGGTGCTCTTGTACAAATTAAGACGGCATTTTCGGCTTGATTATACGACATACTGTAGGGAGGTGTTTTTGCGCATCCGCGTATTTGCATAACAGATGTATCTTTTGAAGTGGTAAAGTCTAATTTTCTAAGGAAACGATCTTTTACATAATAAAGAACATTTCCATATACAGCGTACGCTGGACGTTCTCTCTCTAGTTTAAAAATAATCATTCCAGAATCATGTCCAGCGGCAAAGAGATTCAAAGTAGGATGCGCTGCGAGGACCCAGAATCTTTCGTGTTCTCTTCTGAATGTATGCAAACAAGTACGTTTGGACATATCCCAAACGCGAATACTTTTATCTTCTGAATTAGAAAGGATTAAATCTTGTCTAGGATGGAATAGTACACACGAGACATTATTATAATGTCCACGGCAAGTGTCAACTTCCCATGCTTTGGCATCGTTCATTCTCCACATTTTAATTTGACGGTCATCAGCTCCAGATACAATTAAAGGCAATGTAGGATGGAAACATGCCCAGTTAACACCTCTATCATGGCCTTCGAGAACATGTTTTACAACAGCATCAGCCTGGCCAAATAAATCTGTGGCACCAGGATTTTTTAAATGATCTTCCAAGCCTCCTGGACCAGGGGCTACATTTTTCTTCCTTAATCCAGAAATGTCCCATACTCGAACTGTTTGATCCAAGGAAGCTGATACAATAATATCTTCTGTAGGATGAAACTGTGCACACATTACATAGTGATTGTGCCCAGTTAGAACGCAAATGCAAGTACGACTCTGCCAATTCCAAATGCGAATTGTCTGATCATCCGATGCACTTAGAATCCATGGATACTCTTGGTGGAATACAATTGTTCTGATATAATCCAAATGACCTAACAAGGTAAAGATGCATCTTCTTTGCTTGTAGTTCCATACTTTAATTTTATAGTCATCACCACCAGATACAAATAATGGTTGCTGGTTATGGAAACAGATTCCACGAACAGGTCCATCATGTTCGTCAAATTTATCTAATAAAGTGCACATGCGGTAGTCCCATAATTGAATAACTCCATTGTGTAAACTGTAACATgtagaatattttattatataaaaataGTTGACCAAGTTTAAATATTTCAGAAAAATATTGGtaaattagaaattaaaaatattttcatattttttccTTGCTATGACTAATTAGTTTCACTTCATAATGTGAAACTGTGTgtgaaattatatttaataactGAAAATAATAGCTAATGAAGAGACATACCTTGCAAGAACCCATGGTCGTTTTGGATGAAAGGATAAACCTTTCACACGAGCAGATTTCGTCTCAAACTTCGTTAACATTTTCTATTAAATATCCAGTAAAATTATACGTCTAAAAAAACATTCCTTGCTTGGAGTAAGTTAATTCTAACCCTTGCGAACATATATTTGACACGAATCAAGACACGTCACTATAGTGCTGCCATGAAGTATATGTATTTGAATAGATGGATATTGAGACGTGTTTTTCATCATttgtattaataatattaaatatatttattctcGTATCATTGCTTAAAATCTTtcatataattacattttttaatttaaattaattgatTGATTACATGTAATTTTCACAGAACCATATTAACAGTATCATATAACTTCTAATAGCAGAAGTAAAATTTCTTCTTTCTGTACTAATCGATTAAAACATGAAATATTTAAGCTTTAATTTATATCAATACAATAATAAGTATTTTATTGAGACGACTAAAAAAAGAACATATGGCATATTTGGATTGGTTGAATTATAATGTGCACGCGCATGTACTTTGCAAAATATTTGTTTTACCATTTGACGTGGTTTGACGTGTTGCTGTGGATCTGCGAAAATCCGAGTAACCTGCCAGTTTTTACtaaatattgaaatattttatGAAATAATGATCCTTTACAAAGTACTGTAGAATAAATTAGAACACTTTAGTTATTTCCTGTTCAAACAATCCTTTATAATATAGTTTTTAAGTGAATGCTTGCACAAGGTAGTTACCGGTACATTTGAGTAGAATAATgcgaaaaattaatattatcttTTTTCATTTGTTAAGTTTGTTTATTTTGCTTTATATGTCCACTTATGTGAAATGTAACAAAACACCTTCAAGTGAAGAACTCAAAGCACAAAAGTTTCCTCCGTGTGCAGCTTGTAAAGTTTTAATAAATAGCTTTAAGAAGGTGAGTTTGTTTTAAACATTCTAAATTACGAAAAATTTGCAAATCGAAAGTACAATTAAAAAAATCTATCATTTTATCATCTTTCATTCATTGCTATAATACATTTACACAGAAAAGGTGAAATATAAATGTAAAGTATAAATAGGAGttctatatatttttatatatttatataaatttattgtACATTGTACGATAAACTTGTTTGTCTTATAGGGTATCGAGAGGACTAGTCGTGAGAAATTTGATGGCGGTGACAGTGCATGGGAAGAAGATAAATTAGGTTCATATTCAAAAAGCGAAACTAGATTAATAGAAATACAAGAACATTTATGTAAAGAAGTGGAACGTGGAGAAATCCAATGTCATGCTTTAGCGGAAGAGTTGGAAAGCAAGATAGAAGATTGGTGGTTCAATCATCAAAAAACACATCCGGATATTTTTGACTATATTTGTATTCAACAGACAGAACATTGTTGCCCAAAAGATCATTTTGGTCCAAAGTGCACACCATGTCCAGGTTTTCCAAATAATATTTGTAATAATAATGGTAAATGCAAAGGAGCTGGCACTAGAAAAGGAAATGGTGGATGCTTTTGTGACAAGGGCTATGAAGGAGATAGTTGTTTCAAGTGTGCAAATGGATTTTATGAATCTTATAGGGATGAAAATAAATTACTTTGTTCTACATGCCATGCTGCTTGCGATGGACCTTGTAAAGGACCAGGACCAAAAAATTGTGAAAAATGTATGAAAGGATGGAATATGGTAGATGGAGAAGGATGCTTTGATATTGATGAATGTATAAAAAGTGATGAATATTGTTCTGGAAACCAATTTTGTGTCAATAAAGAAGGAGGATATGCATGTTTAAGTAAGTTATGAAAGATATATTCCAAGAATGATTTGATGCTTAATGTTTTTTATTTAATCTAGGTTGTGATAAGGCCTGTAATGGTTGTGTGGGTGATGGGCCAGATATGTGTACAAAATGTGCAAAAGGATACCACAAAAAAGATAATTTATGTATAAGTAAGTTTTACAATAAATTATCTTTTAATTAGTGTACAGTCAATGTAATAGATGCAAAATGGTAAAATTTAAATGAGACAATGGagttaataataatttatatttttatttaatataaaattatttattgCAGATTCTGATCTTTTGGGCCGTAAACAGCAAGAAAATATGGCTCGTTATGCCACATACTTTGGTCTTTGTATAGCTACATGTATAATTTTTCAGCGAAATATTTATATAGCAAGTGTAATTGGATTACTTGTTGGTATATACATATCAGTTTCAGAATACATGATAGCTCATAGTAATGTACAAGATACAACAGCAAATGTAGATATTTTGGGTCCTGCATAAATAAGTCTTTAGCACTAGTTATTGTATTTGAATTACATGTATTTaacaataataaatatataatcaGATTCTACATATAAGATTTTTCAACGAAAATTACTACATTAGTATAATTTTATTTGTTATTTACTACATCATTTTATaggtattctaatttttaagaggTTTAATGTGTCTATTATATATATGCATCCTTAATATGTTAATATTATGTATGTAAGTAAAACTATATGATACTAATGCAATGTGTTAATTTATGCTACtgcaatatataattatattttattccTCAGTGGtatgctatatatatatatatggggtTCATATCAATTCAAATATGCGAGGCCTTTTAAGCTCTTGTAGTGGGGATAGTAGTACTAGATAaggtatatatattattttgctTCTCTTTTCTGTGATCAGTATTTCTTTTacattttcatattttttaatACTAATCTGAGACTTCAAGATTTTTCTCAACCTAGCATCTTTGAATAATTgacctatgtttcatattacttATGAATACGACGCATAACACTATACATATTTAGAATTGCTTAGGTAATAGATATTAGTGCCGCTAGATGGCTTGTGACATTGTCCTTTTACTCGTTAAAGTGTAGATTTCTATAAAGAATAAATAACTACAGTAAGAAATGTAACGTTGCAATACTTTGAGATAAATACATATCCATATTAATTTTTTTACAGAATTTCAAATtctttataaattatattaagaCTATCACTATATTAAGGCATCGGCTATATTAAGGcattggcacgccgtgtcgcccttgtgctatatcgccgtgctttgatagtgccgtgacacgcagtgtcgctccagtgctagccctgtgctgttacgagaactgagaggcagcaccgtgctagcacagtgcttagagttccacccggtgccattggcgctacaatcgctggttgtctgggtagatagttcttctttttctgtagctacattttgttttgtaattacatttatattatctctgaaaagaatttatttattaaattaaattgtgtcaaaaaaatttaatcattaaatgaaattatgtcAAACAAACAATTATTATCAAACTTACTGTTGTTTAGTATCACGTcccaataatagtgttggaacagcatctggatgaaggttagctctaactttattaattctgaataatttttcctcaaaatgtaaatggcacagacgaatattgttaaatgaatattgtggacctttagataatagatcatatcttttacatgcatctacccatttcaaccatctgtaatataaaattgtattagttttatcaataacatattaatttatatattacatatatttatattatactactcaaaagaagcatggcatcaaaaaatcataaggcatattataagacatgttatacctgtcttgttcctttggaaatttaaaataatttcgcTTCACGTTGAATTGTTTTAAGCATCCCAGTATTGCACAATTTGTCCTTTTACTCGTTAAAGTGTAGACTTCTGTAATGAATAAATAAGCGTGGTAAATAATGTAAAGTAGCAATACTTtgagatatatatgtatatatatatagaaaatatcCATATTTAATTTTTTGAGTGAGTAACAGTTCCTACGCCTCAGCGGCCACGACTCGgcgtttgtcgggtcgtggtatcgggtctgacgaACCCGGGGCATCCAGTCACTCCATAGatcatttggtcgtgccccacgtctttgcacgggcgtcgtccgggtggcgcggtcggtacgattggggGATCTTTAATACTAATCTGAGATTTCAAGGTTTTTCTCAACCTAGCATTTTTGAATAATTGACCTGTTTCATATTCCttatgaatacgacgtataacaCTATACATATATAGAATTGCTTAGGCAATAGATATTAATGCCGCTGGATGGCTTGTGACATTGTCCTTTTACTCGTTAAAGTGTAGACTTCTGTAAAGAATAAATAAGCATGGTAAATAATGTAAAGTAGCAATACTCTGGGGTATATGtgtatgaatattaaatatatccATATTAAATTTTTGTAAGTGTATATTAGCACCGACGCCTCAGGGACCACGACTCGgcgtttgtcgggtcgtggtatcgggtctgacgaACCCGGGGCATCCAATCAATTCATAGatcatttggtcgtgccccacgtctttgcacgggcgtcgtccggggggcgcggtcggtacgattggggGATCTTTAATACTAATCTGAGATTTCAAGGTTTTTCTCAACCTAGCATTTTTGAATAATTGATCTGTTTCATATTACTTATGAATACGACGCATAACACTATACATATATAGAATTGCTTAGGCAATAGATATTAATGTCGCTAGATAGCTTGTGACATTGTCCTTTTACTCGTTAAAGTGTAGACTTCTGTAAAGAATAAATAAGCATGGTAAATAATGTAAAGTAGCAATactttgagatataatatctatacaTTAATTTTTGAAAGGGTAAGAGGACTTGTCTcaacgcctcaggggccacgactcggcatttgtcgggtcgtggtatcgggtctgacgcacccgcGGCACCCAGTCACACCATAGACCATTTGGTTGTGC containing:
- the Alphacop gene encoding coatomer subunit alpha; this translates as MLTKFETKSARVKGLSFHPKRPWVLASLHNGVIQLWDYRMCTLLDKFDEHDGPVRGICFHNQQPLFVSGGDDYKIKVWNYKQRRCIFTLLGHLDYIRTIVFHQEYPWILSASDDQTIRIWNWQSRTCICVLTGHNHYVMCAQFHPTEDIIVSASLDQTVRVWDISGLRKKNVAPGPGGLEDHLKNPGATDLFGQADAVVKHVLEGHDRGVNWACFHPTLPLIVSGADDRQIKMWRMNDAKAWEVDTCRGHYNNVSCVLFHPRQDLILSNSEDKSIRVWDMSKRTCLHTFRREHERFWVLAAHPTLNLFAAGHDSGMIIFKLERERPAYAVYGNVLYYVKDRFLRKLDFTTSKDTSVMQIRGCAKTPPYSMSYNQAENAVLICTRAPNNIENSTYDLYMIPREGDSSTDADTKRASGVTAIWVARNRFAVLDRAYSLVIKNLKNEVTKKVQIPNCDEIFYAGTGMLLLRDADQVTLFDVQQKRTLAEVKISKCRYVVWSSDMSHVALLAKHTVNICNRRLESLCSVHENTRVKSGAWDDSGVFIYTTSNHIKYAINNGDHGIIRTLDLPIYVTRVKGNQVYCLDRECRPRILRIDPTEYKFKLALINRKYEEVLHMVRNANLVGQSIIAYLQQKGYPEVALHFVKDEKTRFGLALECGNIEVALEAARSLDQKACWESLAQAALLQGNHQVVEMCYQRTKNFEKLAFLYLITGNLEKLRKMIKIAEIRKDVSGQYQGSLLLGDIYERAKILRNSGQASLAYVTEKIHGISSPEDDVQYSSMSEELSALEKGAEYLRPPVPIQQAENNWPLLTVSKGFFEGAMMSRGKSQVAAALSPEDDNTVPAEGWGNDEELGIDDEEGGENENVPEGEETAGWDVEDVDLPPELENTAVAVEDGYYSPPTKGVSPSQHWVNNSQLTVDHILAGSFETAFRLLNDQVGVVEFEPYQSLFMNTFARARTAFASLPNIPSLYGYPQRNWKDTNPKSGLPAVGLHLTDLVQRLQVCYHLTTGGKFPEAIEKLQAILLSVPMLVVDTRQDIVEAQHLIQICREYILGLKMETERKNLPKATLAEQKRICEMAAYFTHCSLQPVHQILTLRIAVNMFFKLKNYKTAASFARRLLELGPKPELAQQVRKILQACDKNPVDEHQLAYDEHNPFSLCASTFVPIYRGKPEVKCPLCGASYLPQFKDTVCKICEVALIGKQCIGLRISSVQFR
- the Creld gene encoding cysteine rich with EGF like domains, whose amino-acid sequence is MRKINIIFFHLLSLFILLYMSTYVKCNKTPSSEELKAQKFPPCAACKVLINSFKKGIERTSREKFDGGDSAWEEDKLGSYSKSETRLIEIQEHLCKEVERGEIQCHALAEELESKIEDWWFNHQKTHPDIFDYICIQQTEHCCPKDHFGPKCTPCPGFPNNICNNNGKCKGAGTRKGNGGCFCDKGYEGDSCFKCANGFYESYRDENKLLCSTCHAACDGPCKGPGPKNCEKCMKGWNMVDGEGCFDIDECIKSDEYCSGNQFCVNKEGGYACLSCDKACNGCVGDGPDMCTKCAKGYHKKDNLCINSDLLGRKQQENMARYATYFGLCIATCIIFQRNIYIASVIGLLVGIYISVSEYMIAHSNVQDTTANVDILGPA